Below is a genomic region from Salinirussus salinus.
GGTGGTCGAGGCTGTCGCGATGGTCACCGAGACGGACCCGACGGAGTTCGACCCCGTCGCGACGGCGATCGACCCCGACGCGCTCGACGCCCTGTTCGCGCCCCGCGACGGCGGGGAGCGACGCGACAGGGGCTACGTCCAGTTCCCGGTTGCCGGACACGACGTCACCGTCTACGCTCACGGCGAGGTCGTCGTTCACCAGTGACGGCAAGGCCGGTCGAGCTCTCCCGGCCCCGGAGCGGCGTCTCCAGGACGCTGGCGCCGCCAGCTCCGCTCTGTCGGCGACGTCCTCCCGCCCCTCCGGTAGCTCCTTTCCGGCCTCACTGGCGGGCACGCTGGACGAACAGCCCGACCACGAGGTACGCGTAGACGGCCGAGCCCGCGACGCCGAGCCCGCGCCCTCCGAGAACTGCAGCCGGGCTCGCGGCGAGTACTCCAGTGACTTCCACGAGTAGCCCCACGAGGAGGGCACCGAGCGCGGCGGCCCCGAGCCGGTCCCCGGCCAGCGGGAACCGGGCCACTGAGGGCGGGTAGAACTGGTAGGTGACCCCGACGATACTCAGCCCCAGGAAGCCGAGCAGACCCAGTCGGTAGTGTGCGACCACCAGGTCCGGCTGCAGCCCGGCGAACGCGAAGTACAGCCCCGCGGCGACGGCGAACACACCGCACCCGACGCCGGCGAGGACGCCGTAGAAGCCGAGCCGGTCGCGGTCGGAGCGGACGAACAGCAGCCCGTAGGCCACGGCGAAGCCGAGGACGGCCAGCGCTTCGAGCGCGGCCCCGGCCTGCAAGAGCCGGCCGGAGGGGAGCCCGACCGCGAGCAGGGCCGGGCCGGCGGCCCCGGCGACCAGGACTGAGGCCGCGAGCCGGCCGGGGACCGCGGAGACGAGAAACCGGGGGAGCAACCGGAAGCCGACGGCAAACAGCAGCAGAACCGCTGCCCCGAGCGCCAGCAGGTGGGAGACCCGCGGCGGGTAGCCGTCGAGCGGGGTCGGCAGCCCGGCCACTCCCGCGACGGTGAGGTACGCCCCGGCAGCGAGATAGGCGAAGACCACCGGGACGGCGGCGTTGGCCATCCGGTCGAGCGGCAGGCGGTGGGCGTTGTGCTCGCCCGTCCCGGTCTCCCGGCCGGCGAGGTTCCCGCGGAGCGTCAGGAGCATCGCCCCGAGGAAGACGGCCACCCCCGCGGCCCAGGCGACGGCGCCGGCCTGTCGGACGGCCCGGGAGGCGCCCGGAACCCACCCCGCGGCCAGTCCCGCAGTCCCGAACACCGACAGCGGGAGCTGGACAGTGGGGGCGCGGGCGGGCCGGAGGTCGCGGTCGAAGTAGGAGGGCACGAGCGAGTAGGCCTTGCCGAAGACGACGTGGAAGACGAAGCCGTACAGCGCGAGAGGAACCGCGACCCGCCGGGGGGCTCCGAGGAGGACCGCGACCTGCCAGCAGACTAGCCAGCCGACGCCTGCGGCCACGAACCCGCGCGCCCACCGGGAGACTGTCGCGTTTGCCGTCGACACGGGTTCTCACTCGCGGCCCGGCTCGAAGTGGTCGTCCCCGAATACGTTCGCCCGCCCGGGACGGACGGCCGGCCGTCCGGCTGTCGCTTGTTTCATGCCCTGTGACAGCACACTCCTCGGGCAGAAGTACGCGTCGGTCGTCGGGGTCCGGTGTGACCCCGGGAGCCATCTATTTACCGGGGGCGGTCGAAGCGGGCCGCCATGCCATACTTGCGGCCCGAAACGGTGCTGGAGGAGTTCTCCGGATTCACCCTCTCGACGGTCCGGCCGGCCATCGCCGAGGACGAGGAGTTCGTCCGCGGACAGACCGGGTCGATGGCGAGCACGCTCCGGTTTCTCGCCGACGAACTCGAGGCCCGGGAGGCGATGGTCGACGAGCAGGAGCGGGCGCTGCGCGAGGCGCTCGACGTCGTGACGGAGCGGACAGCCGACACGCCCGCCGCGGAGGCTGTCGAGGCGGCGGTCGCCGACGTCGACGACGCACCGGGCGGCGTTCGCGAGCGCGAGGAGGTGCTGCTCGAGGCGGCCGACGACGTCCTCGCGGCGGTCGACACCCACCTCGAAGGGGATGCCGCCCGGCGGGCACGGCGGCCGGTGTACGACTTCCTCGACACCCGGACCGAGGGCCAGCTCCGGATGCTCGGCCGCGAGCCGGAGAGTGAGGAGGGGGAGTGAACAGTGAGCGACGTCACCGGCGACGCGCTGTCGTCCTTTCTCGGCGAGCAACTCGGCGCGGACGTGACTGTGGCCGACCTCGAGGAACACGTCGAGGGGTGGTCCCGCGACACCGTCTCCTTCACCGCTCGCTGGCAGGGCGACGAGGGGGAGCACGAGCAGCGTTTCGTCGTCCGTGCGGAGAGCGACGCCCAGGTCGAGAGCGGACGGCGCAGCGAGGGCAACGACATCGAGACGGAGTACCGGACGATGGACGCCGCACAGGACGCCCCCGTTCCGGTCCCGACGACGCGGTGGTTCGAGGGCGACCGGTCGGTGATGGGCGGGAAGTTCTTCGTCGTCGACCACCGCCCCGGCGACGCGCCGGTGGTCTGGGACCGCGACCAGCGGGCACACCTCCAGGAGGCCTGGGACGGCGACAGCGACCTCCCCGACCAGTTCGTCGACGCCGCCGTCGGCGTCCACGAGGTCGCTCCCGAAGACGTGCCGGCCCTGGAGAACGTCCCGGCCGAGGCGGTCGTCGACCGGGAGATAGACCGGTGGGTGGAGGTGTACCGGGAATCGACGGTCAGGCCGGAGCCGGCCGTCGAGGAGTGCATCCGGTGGTTCCGGGCCAACAAGCCCGAGGTGCCGGAGACGACGCTGGTCCACGGCGACTTCCGGATCGGCAACATGCTCGTCGACGGCGACGACCTGACTGCGGTACTCGACTGGGAGCTGGCCCGGGTCGGTGACCCGCTGTACGACCTGGGCTACGCGAGCCTGCAGTACTTCGCCGGCAAGCTCATCGAGCCCACCGAACGCCCAGAACTCGCCTGCTCGCTGCTCGAGCGGGAGTACCTCTACGACGAGTACGAGCGCCGGTCCGGCCGGACCGTCAACCGCGAGCGGGTCCGCTACTGGCGCGCTTTCTCCGCGTTCGTGATGATGACCATCGGGCTCTCGGGCGTCCACCAGTTCCGGCAGGGGGACACCGACGACGTCCGCAGCGCGTGGTTCCAGTACATCGTCCCCGGGCTGGTCGAGGATATGCTCGCCATCGTCCGCGAGGACCGGACCTGAGCCGTGCGCGGGAAGCAGGGGCGACCGGGCCGGGAGAAGCCGGGTGACCGGCGGTGACCGGCAGACTCGTCGGCGGGGTCGACCTCGGGGCGACGAACCTCCGGGCGGTCGTCGCCGACGGCGGGGGTGAGGTCCGCGGCCGCGCGCGGACGGAGACACCCGCCGGCGACGGCGACGTGGTCGGGCGCGCCGTCGTCCGCACGCTCGAAGACGCCTGCGGCGCCGCGGGCGTCGCGCCCGACGACCTCGCGGCGGTCGGCGTCGGCTCCATCGGCCCACTAGACCGGGCGGCCGGCGCGGCCGACGACCCACCGAACGTCGCGGCCGAACGGATCCCGCTCGTCGCGCCCCTGGAGGACCGCTGTGGCTGCGAGGTCCTGCTCGTCAACGACTGCGTGGCGGGAGCGGTCGGCGAGCGCTACTTGGCCGACGGCGGGCCGGATCTCACCTACGTCACCCTCTCGACGGGCGTGGGCGCCGGCGCCATCGTCGACGGCCGGCCGCTCCGGGGCCACCGGGGCAACGCTGCCGAGATGGGCCACGTCGTCGTCGAGCCCGGCGGCCGCGAGTGTGGCTGTGGCGGTCCCGGCCACTGGGAGGCCTACGCGGGCGGGCAGTCTGTCCCGGGCTTCGCGCGCGAGGTCGCACGGGCCGAGGGCGTCGAGACGGGTCTCGACCTGGCGGACCTGGACGCCAGAACGGTCTTCGAGGCCGACGACCCGCTGGCCGCGCGCGTTCGCGACCGGCTCGGAGCCTACAACGCGCTCGGCGTCGCGGCCACGGTCCACGCCTTCGACCCGGCGGTGGTCGTGTTCGGCGGCGCCATCGCAGTCAACAACCCCGACGCGGTGCTGGGCCCGGTCCGCGAGCGGTTGCCCGACCTGCTGGCTGTCGACGCGCCGACGGTCCGGCTTGCCAGCCTGGGCGAGGACGCGGTCCTGAAGGGGGCGGTCGCCGCCGCGCTGACCGGCGGGACCGGCGACCCCGACGGCGGACCGTAACCCTCCGACGCGTCACGTACCCGGCGGCCGTCACGCGATCCCGATGGCCTTCGTACTGCCGTCGGCGAACTCGAGAACGACGATGACGTCAGCCTCGGGGTCGGTCGGGTCGACGAACTCGCTCACGCCGAGGTCGGCGCTCGCGTCGATGTCGCGGAGCGCGACGACCGTCTCACCCTCGACGGTCACCGGCAGTCCGCCGCCGTCGAAGGTCGTCCCGCGGTCCTTGAAGGGCCGCCCCTCCAAGTCGTCCCGCGTCGTCACCGAGAAGCCGGTGACCGTCACCGGCTCCGCGGCCGTGATACTGAACGAGGCCTCCCGGCCCCGGTTCCGACCGCCGATGTTCCGGCTGTCGACCGAACCCGCGACGCCGGTCACGGCCGAGGCGCTGGTGCGCTCGCCGTCAGTTCCACCGCCCCCGTCGGACCCATTCCCTCCGTCCCCTGTCCCGCTCCCAGCGAGGTCGACGACCCGGAGGTCGAAGCTCACGGCCCGCTGCTGTCCATCGCTGAACCGCGCGGTGACGGTGACCTCACCGGAGCTGTCGACGTCGGCGGGCGCCTCGTAGACGAACGCGGCCCGGCCGTCGGTGCCGGTAGCCGCTCCGGCCGGCCGCACGCTGCCCGGCCCGTTTTCGACAACAGCGGAGACCGACACGCCGCTGACGGGGTTGTCGAACCGGTCCCGGGCCTCGACGACGAGCCGCTGTCGGCCGCCCTCGGCGACGGACCCGCCGGTACCCCCGACGTCGGTGAGGTAGGCTGGCCCCTCGCGGCTGGCGTCGGGGCCGACGGCGACCTCCCCGAGCGCGAGTTCGTAGCTCCCGGGCTCGAAGGTCAGCGTGAGTTCGCCACAGGGTGCAGGTGGTGCCTGCTGGCAGTCGACAGCCCGCACGTAGGCATCGGGGTCCGTGCCCGCGGGGTCGAACTCGTCGTCCAGCAGGTCGACCCACTCGTCCCGGCGGAGCTCGGTCGGCACCGTCACCCGCATCGGACCGGTGTCGTTGCGGACGGTCACCGTTTTTACGGGCGCGCTGTTCGGGGCCAGTTCCACGCTCTCGGTGCCCGTCCCCGAGGCCGAGAGGTCGCCGTTGAGCGCGACCAGCGAGACCCGGCGGCCGTCGACGAGGTCCGTCGGCGTCAGCGCCAGCGTCTGCCCGCGGTCCCGGTTGTAGACCGCCCAGGGCTCGTAGACGGTCACCGGGGCGTCCTCGTACTCGTTGTAGGACGGGGTATAGACGAGCGTCGTGGTTTCGAACGTCCGGTTTCCGCCGGTCCAGTAGTCGCCGGTCTCGCCGGACGTGGTGGCGTTTGTGACCGTCACCTCCCCGGGGTCTGTCGTCCGGAGGGTCCCGGTGACCGGCGGCGGATTGATGAACAGCAGGCGTGGCGGGTAGCGGTAGCCGACAGCCACTGTCCCCGTCTCGCCCGTCCCGACGGCGGCGACCCGGTCGACAGTCGATTCGAGTTCGACGAGGTCGGTCTGTGCCTCCTGGTTGTGCCGGAACTCCTCCTGTGCGTTCAGGGCAGGGATGGCCGTGGACTGGAGGACCGCGAGCAGGACGAGCGCGAGCGCGAGCATCAGCACCGCCCCGATGACGGGCGAGACGGCACGGGTCCCCGGGCGCCGACGCCGGAGGGGAGTGTTCTCGCTCATCTCAGACCACCGTGAACGCGATGACGGCCACCACGACCAGCCCGATGCCGTACTTGATCCCGCTGTAGATGCTGTTCTCCGCGAGCTTTCCGGCGAGCAGGCCGCTGCCAAAGCCCTGGATCAGCGCCGAGTGAAAGAGGACCACCCGGAGTTTCTCGACTGGGATGGCCGCGAGGCTGACCGGCCCGCTCGCGGCGGCGCCGGCAGTCGCCACGCTGGCGCTGGCCGCCTCGACGGGTTCGAGGAAGTTCGCAGCCAGCAGGAGAACGACGAGCAGGTAGACCAGGAAGCCGACCACCACGATCACGAGATACGTCTGGAGGGTCCGCCGGCGCTCGCGGCGCAGCCGGACCCGCTCGGCGATGTCGGTGGCTGCCACGTCCAACACCAGATAGAGGTCGCTGGTCGCGCGGCTGCCCTCCGCGAGCAGCTTGACCGTCCGCGTCAGGGTCGGCGAGACGAGCCGGTCGCCGAAGGCCTCGAAGGCCCCCGGCAGGTCGGCGTTCCACTTGATGTCGTTGCGGAGCCGCTGGAGTTCCGTCGCCAGCCGACCGGAGGCGGAGTCGGCGACGATGTCAAGCCCACGGGCCAGCGAGAGGCCACGGCGGTTGCCCGTCGCCAGCATCTCGAGCAGCGCCGGAAACCGCTCCTGAAGCGCCCGCTCCTGGCGGCGGCGGTACTCGTGCACTACTGCGACCGGAGTGACGGCGACCAGGACCGGGACCACCGCGAGCGCGGTCGTGACACCCACCGGGTCGGCGACCAGCGCCGGCAGCGTCGGCGCGGCCACGCCGGCCAGGACGGCAACGACTGGGAGCAGCGCCGCCACGGGCACCGAGAACAGGAACACCCGCCAGGGTTCGTCGCCGACTCCGGCGACCGTCTCGCGGACCCGATCGCGGAAGCTGGTGTGTTCCCGGGCGCGCTCGTAGGCCGCCCGCCACTCCGGGTCGTCCTCGCCCGCCGGCGGCGGTGAGCCGGACTGCCGTCCCGGCGTGAACGAGACGGCGCGCTCCTTGAACGGCCCGCTCACGGCGTCGACGAGGACGTAGAACCCGACGAGCCCGAGCGGGACGACGACGTAAACGACCGCGGCCATCGCGGTCAGTGTTCCGGCACCGAGGAAGGCGACCACCAGCAGGACGACCAGCACGAACAGCGGGGCGGCGACGAAGCCGACGACGAACACCTCGCTCAGCAGCTCCAGCTGTTCGATGAACGACTCCTGCTCGGCGACCGCGTTCTCCAGCTGGTCGTCGATCTCGTCGTGAAGATACTCCGCGAGGTCGCCGCCGGTCTCCAGGACCACGGTGATGTCGTCCGCGACACGGCGCAGTTCGTCGCTGGGGGTGACCGTCCGGAGGTTCTCCAGCCCGGTATAGATGTCGTTGCCGAACATCTCGACATCACGGACCACGCGGTCGAACTCCTCGGCGGCAGCCCCGTAGGTCTCCGTCGAGTCCGCCAGCCGGGTCACCACCCGGTCGAAACCCACGCCTGCCCGTGACAGCGCGAACATGAACGTGACCGCGTACGGGAGGTTGTAGGCGATGTCCCGCCGTCGCCCCGCGACCCTGAGCCGGAGCTTGAGCACCCGGTGCCAGACCCAGTAGAGTCCGGCGCCGAGCAGACCGGCACCGACACACAGCGCCAGCGTGACGCCGGCGAGCGCCGGTCCGGACAGCGCCTGCGTTGCGAGCGGGCCCGGGAGCGAGCCGGGCCCGAGCACCAGGACGGACAGCCCCGCGATGACGCCGACCACCGCGCTGGCCGCGACGATGTACGCCATCCGCCTGACGAGCCTGGCGAGATACTGGTCGAAGGTCTCGCCCACCCGGGCCTGCTGGAGGCGGCGTTGAAAGCCGGTGTAAACCCCTTCGCGTTGCTTGAACAGCGTCCGGAACGGGCCGTAGTGCTCCCGCAGGTCCGCGCGGCTGAGGTCCCGCAGACCCGCGGCAGGCTCCTGGCCCTGGAGGGCTCGCTCCGTCTGCTGGTTCCCGCCGTACCCGGCCTGGAACTCCGCCGCCGGCTCCGCTTCCTGCTCGGGATGCTCGCCGTATCTCGCCCAGTACTCGTCCTCGTCGCGGGCAGGGTCGGTCCCGTCGGTGCCCTCCGCGTCCGCTCCGTGCCCGCCGGCGGAAGCTGTGCCCTCGCCCGCGTCGGGGGGTTGGTCGTCGTCACCCATCGCTCAGCCGTCCCGGGGGGTGAGTTCCGCGGGTTCGAGTGTGCCGTCCCGGAGCTGTTCGACCACCGACT
It encodes:
- a CDS encoding HalOD1 output domain-containing protein — protein: MRESTRNQSVTFEWDEVDSVTREVVEAVAMVTETDPTEFDPVATAIDPDALDALFAPRDGGERRDRGYVQFPVAGHDVTVYAHGEVVVHQ
- a CDS encoding phosphotransferase family protein; this translates as MSDVTGDALSSFLGEQLGADVTVADLEEHVEGWSRDTVSFTARWQGDEGEHEQRFVVRAESDAQVESGRRSEGNDIETEYRTMDAAQDAPVPVPTTRWFEGDRSVMGGKFFVVDHRPGDAPVVWDRDQRAHLQEAWDGDSDLPDQFVDAAVGVHEVAPEDVPALENVPAEAVVDREIDRWVEVYRESTVRPEPAVEECIRWFRANKPEVPETTLVHGDFRIGNMLVDGDDLTAVLDWELARVGDPLYDLGYASLQYFAGKLIEPTERPELACSLLEREYLYDEYERRSGRTVNRERVRYWRAFSAFVMMTIGLSGVHQFRQGDTDDVRSAWFQYIVPGLVEDMLAIVREDRT
- a CDS encoding ROK family protein codes for the protein MTGRLVGGVDLGATNLRAVVADGGGEVRGRARTETPAGDGDVVGRAVVRTLEDACGAAGVAPDDLAAVGVGSIGPLDRAAGAADDPPNVAAERIPLVAPLEDRCGCEVLLVNDCVAGAVGERYLADGGPDLTYVTLSTGVGAGAIVDGRPLRGHRGNAAEMGHVVVEPGGRECGCGGPGHWEAYAGGQSVPGFAREVARAEGVETGLDLADLDARTVFEADDPLAARVRDRLGAYNALGVAATVHAFDPAVVVFGGAIAVNNPDAVLGPVRERLPDLLAVDAPTVRLASLGEDAVLKGAVAAALTGGTGDPDGGP
- a CDS encoding type IV pilin: MSENTPLRRRRPGTRAVSPVIGAVLMLALALVLLAVLQSTAIPALNAQEEFRHNQEAQTDLVELESTVDRVAAVGTGETGTVAVGYRYPPRLLFINPPPVTGTLRTTDPGEVTVTNATTSGETGDYWTGGNRTFETTTLVYTPSYNEYEDAPVTVYEPWAVYNRDRGQTLALTPTDLVDGRRVSLVALNGDLSASGTGTESVELAPNSAPVKTVTVRNDTGPMRVTVPTELRRDEWVDLLDDEFDPAGTDPDAYVRAVDCQQAPPAPCGELTLTFEPGSYELALGEVAVGPDASREGPAYLTDVGGTGGSVAEGGRQRLVVEARDRFDNPVSGVSVSAVVENGPGSVRPAGAATGTDGRAAFVYEAPADVDSSGEVTVTARFSDGQQRAVSFDLRVVDLAGSGTGDGGNGSDGGGGTDGERTSASAVTGVAGSVDSRNIGGRNRGREASFSITAAEPVTVTGFSVTTRDDLEGRPFKDRGTTFDGGGLPVTVEGETVVALRDIDASADLGVSEFVDPTDPEADVIVVLEFADGSTKAIGIA
- a CDS encoding type II secretion system F family protein, translating into MGDDDQPPDAGEGTASAGGHGADAEGTDGTDPARDEDEYWARYGEHPEQEAEPAAEFQAGYGGNQQTERALQGQEPAAGLRDLSRADLREHYGPFRTLFKQREGVYTGFQRRLQQARVGETFDQYLARLVRRMAYIVAASAVVGVIAGLSVLVLGPGSLPGPLATQALSGPALAGVTLALCVGAGLLGAGLYWVWHRVLKLRLRVAGRRRDIAYNLPYAVTFMFALSRAGVGFDRVVTRLADSTETYGAAAEEFDRVVRDVEMFGNDIYTGLENLRTVTPSDELRRVADDITVVLETGGDLAEYLHDEIDDQLENAVAEQESFIEQLELLSEVFVVGFVAAPLFVLVVLLVVAFLGAGTLTAMAAVVYVVVPLGLVGFYVLVDAVSGPFKERAVSFTPGRQSGSPPPAGEDDPEWRAAYERAREHTSFRDRVRETVAGVGDEPWRVFLFSVPVAALLPVVAVLAGVAAPTLPALVADPVGVTTALAVVPVLVAVTPVAVVHEYRRRQERALQERFPALLEMLATGNRRGLSLARGLDIVADSASGRLATELQRLRNDIKWNADLPGAFEAFGDRLVSPTLTRTVKLLAEGSRATSDLYLVLDVAATDIAERVRLRRERRRTLQTYLVIVVVGFLVYLLVVLLLAANFLEPVEAASASVATAGAAASGPVSLAAIPVEKLRVVLFHSALIQGFGSGLLAGKLAENSIYSGIKYGIGLVVVAVIAFTVV